Proteins encoded by one window of Crassostrea angulata isolate pt1a10 chromosome 9, ASM2561291v2, whole genome shotgun sequence:
- the LOC128162136 gene encoding uncharacterized protein LOC128162136, translating to MNARGFLRISNLFLDQSSYSIGEINIRLRCYSSRKNWDYMRIQIRNQITNDFETFVRLNTSGVYLESKVTSSHGLSIDGQFPIIHRCYIEASMRMHIDQCIDNPELYPTFRCQFSRGYILSRTSQKSVRLKKGRSPKTMHIPSIIARTKIKTEDLSRFRHVLQLQCTGEVESINGRPSQNIRWCKKVSGDFIVMALQDPPFTATLSKSKDGCIIMQRSMAYYSVLGSSNDQIMCESGYLESNTICGKGSAYSTLQIQTSDLEQRKG from the exons ATGAACGCCAGGGGATTTCTGAGGATCAGCA ATTTATTCCTGGATCAAAGCAGCTACTCTATTGGTGAAATCAACATCAGACTACGATGTTACAGTTCACGGAAGAATTGGGACTACATGAGAATTCAAATTCGCAATCAAATTACCAATGACTTTGAAACATTTGTGAGACTTAACACATCCGGTGTATATTTGGAGAGCAAGGTTACTTCTAGTCATGGATTGTCCATTGACGGTCAATTTCCTATCATTCATAGATGCTATATTGAAGCTTCCATGAGGATGCATATAGACCAGTGCATAGATAATCCCGAATTATATCCCACATTTAGATGTCAGTTTTCGCGCGGCTATATATTGTCGCGTACATCTCAGAAGAGTGTACGGTTGAAAAAAG GGAGATCGCCAAAAACGATGCACATTCCTTCCATCATAGCTCGTACAAAGATTAAAACGGAAGACTTGAGCAGATTTAGGCATGTCTTGCAGTTACAATGCACAGGAGAAGTTGAAAGTATCAACGGTAGACCAAGCCAG AATATCCGATGGTGCAAAAAAGTATCTGGGGATTTCATAGTTATGGCCTTACAGGATCCTCCTTTTACAGCTACTTTATCAAAAAGCAAAGATGGTTGCATCATAATGCAAAGATCCATGGCATATTATTCAGTCTTGGGCAGTAGCAATGACCAAATTATGTGCGAATCTGGGTATCTAGAATCTAACACTATATGTGGAAAGGGAAGCGCATACTCAACTTTACAAATTCAAACCAGCGATTTGGAACAACGTAAGGGctga
- the LOC128164040 gene encoding uncharacterized protein LOC128164040 isoform X1: MNATKPQYKVHQCFFCLGNGEYFCESCPSNLCSHCKVKHVENLKTIDHNVMTYREKFNHIPKEICVTHPGNVYKNFCKRCKLPVCYQCRKRSSKHRKHRQQYIETAYKTKQQQFRGIIHTIRSDALFYRPILLSEIKADFNATLTNVSLFQSKMLAKAKRLKNLIDFLIKDLMGNVFCYYDLKHRCLKQKIEMIRHIICIQKNEHRQEQSVDSALRFLLVTKRPRLPQIYLTLHTSQLSMTEAFNKEDVMESLYGIQIKERGERGIRNEHLLIQMSDTELHHSLTVTGVNCCHHMSCVTSDRVWVSDDDENLMLTNRSGEILHHLKDLYNSNDRGLHTVNSEGEVIYIDKKPNISKISKDMKTITTYIETSHNTWSPQCVYYSHSTGDLLIGMSTGIKRNEILTWDYKVVEHYSVVPKKGKVNRYNQTGQLTQTIQHGNKKSKLYNTPIFLTENNNGDVVVSNFKLSLNDQYEEHGSIVVTDSKGRHRFSYTRHPSGIVLRPRGICTDALSHILSLAYDINTHRLWVGSKENNTVCVYMYIARQTGFTYQTQGTLEVREPPNETSTTENSGKVNDHLWKLISPPKLFQSLEISKAYHSLHISCVTPDQVWASNNNDLILTNIKGETLYYLKDSCSGLGTGRHTVNSESELIYVDMKYNIKILSKNMKTITTFIDRADSPWIPLCVYWCPSTGDLLVGFEREVTKYRGMGKVTRYSRTGQPTQTIEHDSAGLNLYRKPYYITENNNEDIVVSDCKNAVVVTTFGGIHRFSYTGHPSGTGVVSQGICTDPMSHILVCDGRINKIHIIDKDGQFLSHLKISYPDSIRPWSLSYDVNTHLLWIKSFLGGIVGVYRYMDRQDALTNDVPLCPDEDISLSWGPV; this comes from the exons ATGAACGCTACAAAACCGCAATACAAAGTAcatcaatgttttttttgtcTGGGGAATGGAGAGTACTTTTGTGAATCGTGTCCAAGTAATCTGTGTTCCCATTGCAAAGTGAAACATGTAGAAAACTTAAAAACTATAGATCATAATGTCATGACATATCGTGAGAAATTCAACCATATTCCAAAAGAGATCTGTGTGACACATCCTGGCAATGTTTATAAAAACTTCTGTAAACGTTGTAAACTCCCGGTCTGTTATCAATGTAGAAAACGTAGTAGTAAGCATAGAAAACACAGGCAGCAATATATTGAAACAGCATACAAAACAAAGCAACAACAATTCAGAGGAATAATTCACACAATCAGAAGCGATGCTCTTTTTTACAGACCTATTCTTCTGTCAGAAATCAAAGCCGACTTCAACGCCACCCTCACAAATGTCTCCCTCTTTCAATCAAAAATGTTAGCGAAGGCCAAGAGACTTAAAAATCTAATTGACTTTTTGATAAAAGATCTCATGGGCAATGTTTTTTGTTACTATGATTTAAAACACAGATGTTTAAAACAGAAGATAGAAATGATCAGACATATTATCTGCATTCAGAAAAATGAACACAGACAAGAACAGTCAGTAGATAGTGCGCTACGATTTCTCTTGGTCACAAAAAGACCTAGACTTCCCCAGATATATCTtacactccacaccagccagctTTCTATGACAGAGGCATTTAACAAGGAagatgtgatggagtcactgtATGGAATCCAAATTAAAGAGAGAGGAGAGCGAGGTATAAGAAATGAACATCTGCTGATACAGATGTCTGATACTGAATTGCATCACTCTCTCACAGTGACAGGTGTTAATTGTTGTCATCACATgtcctgtgtgacatcagacagggtctgggtcagtgatgatgatgaaaatCTTATGCTGACAAACAGATCAGGAGAAATTTTACATCATTTGAAGGATTTATATAATAGTAATGATCGAGGTTTACACACGGTAAACAGCGAGGGTGAAGTGATTTACATAGATAAGAAACCAAACATAAGTAAAATATCGAAGGACATGAAGACAATCACCACTTATATTGAAACATCACACAATACATGGAGTCCGCAATGTGTGTACTATTCTCATTCCACTGGAGATTTATTGATCGGGATGTCAACTGGGATTAAACGAAATGAAATTCTAACTTGGGATTATAAAGTCGTAGAACATTATTCTGTTGTTCCAAAGAAAGGCAAGGTAAACCGGTACAACCAGACCGGACAACTGACACAAACAATACAGCACGGCAACAAAAAGTCAAAACTGTACAACACACCTATCTTTTtgacagagaacaacaatggggatgtcgtggtgtctaaTTTTAAGTTGTCTTTGAATGATCAATATGAAGAACACGGTTCAATAGTAGTGACAGACAGTaaaggaagacatcgtttctcctatactAGACATCCATCAGGGATAGTCCTACGACCCCGTGGAATCTGCACTGACGCGCTTTCACATATTCTG AGCTTGGCTTATGACATCAACACTCAtcgtctctgggtcggatcaaAGGAGAACAACACAGTGTgtgtctacatgtatatagcacgACAAACTGGTTTCACAT ATCAGACTCAAGGAACTCTTGAAGTGAGAGAACCGCCTAATGAAACCTCAACGACAGAAAATTCAGGGAAAGTAAATGATCATCTTTGGAAACTGATATCTCCCCCTAAGCTATTTCAATCTCTTGAAATATCTAAGGCTTATCATTCTTTACACATTTCTTGTGTGACACCAGACCAGGTTTGGGCAAGTAATAACAACGATCTCATATTGACAAACATAAAAGGTGAAACTTTATATTATCTAAAAGATTCATGTTCTGGTCTAGGCACTGGGCGtcacacagtgaacagtgagagtgaactgatttatgtagatatgaaatataacattaaaatactgtcaaagaatatgaaaacaattaccACATTTATAGATAGAGCAGATTCTCCATGGATACCATTGTGTGTGTACTGGTGCCCATCCACCGGGGATCTTCTGGTCGGGTTTGAAAGGGAGGTTACAAAGTATAGAGGAATGGGCAAAGTAACCCGGTACAGCCGTACTGGACAACCTACACAAACAATAGAACATGACAGCGCGGGACTGAACCTGTATAGGAAACCTTACTATATAACGGAGAACAATAATGAGGATATTGTAGTGTCTGACTGTAAGAATGCGGTAGTAGTGACAACATTTGGAGGAATACATCGTTTCTCATACACAGGGCATCCTTCCGGAACAGGAGTAGTATCACAGGGAATATGCACTGATCCAATGTCACACATCCTAGTGTGTGATGGTAggataaataaaatacatataatcgacaaggacggtcagttcctgtcacatctcAAGATAAGTTATCCAGATTCAATCAGACCATGGAGCTTGAGCTATGATGTTAATACCCATCTTCTTTGGATCAAATCCTTTTTGGGTGGAATAGTGGGCGTCTACAGGTATATGGACCGACAGGACGCTCTTACAA ATGATGTGCCACTCTGCCCTGATGAGGACATATCGTTGAGTTGGGGACCTGTCTAA
- the LOC128162135 gene encoding dentin sialophosphoprotein-like: protein MTYPVQNATESPEKLNSSVPRNATDSLEKPDSCVPGSATDSSEKPDSSVPGNATYSPEKLDSSVPENATYSPEKLDSSVPENATDSPEKPDSSVPGNAKDSPEKVDSSVPGNAKDSPEKVDSSVPGSTRDSSEKPDSSVPGNATYSPEKLNSNVPVNATDSPEKLDSCVPGNAKDFPEKPDSSVPWNATDSPEKPDSCVPGNAKDSPEKLDSRVPGNATDPSEELDSRVPGNATDFPEKLDSFIHHDFVGDDDEFSFSDSNDSDYLPSEDTDQGSSDTDDNAVCSLLHLKDSSHPSDYVSDSNDSEKSIDVPISIPFETRGSSDTDDNAVHSLLHLKDSSNPPDYVSDSNDSE from the exons ttCAGAATGCTACGGAATCACCAGAAAAACTTAACAGCAGTGTACCTAGGAATGCCACAGATTCTCTAGAAAAACCTGACAGCTGTGTACCTGGGAGTGCTACAGATTCTTCAGAGAAACCTGACAGCAGTGTACCCGGGAATGCCACATATTCTCCAGAGAAACTTGACAGCAGTGTACCTGAGAATGCCACATATTCTCCAGAGAAACTTGACAGCAGTGTACCTGAGAATGCCACAGATTCTCCAGAGAAACCTGACAGCAGTGTTCCTGGGAATGCCAAAGATTCTCCAGAAAAAGTTGACAGCAGTGTACCTGGGAATGCCAAAGACTCTCCAGAAAAAGTTGACAGCAGTGTACCTGGGAGTACTAGGGATTCTTCAGAGAAACCTGACAGCAGTGTACCCGGGAATGCCACATATTCTCCAGAGAAACTTAACAGCAATGTACCTGTGAATGCCACAGATTCTCCAGAGAAACTTGACAGCTGTGTACCTGGGAATGCAAAGGATTTTCCAGAGAAACCTGACAGCAGTGTACCTTGGAATGCCACGGATTCTCCAGAGAAACCTGACAGCTGTGTACCCGGGAATGCCAAGGATTCTCCAGAGAAACTTGACAGCCGTGTACCTGGGAATGCCACTGATCCTTCAGAGGAACTTGACAGCCGTGTACCTGGGAATGCCACAGATTTTCCAGAGAAACTTGACAGCTTTATACACCATGATTTTGTTGGTGATGATGATGAGTTTTCTTTTTCGGATTCCAATGATTCTGATTATTTACCTTCAGAAGATACTGATCA GGGTTCTAGTGATACAGATGACAATGCAGTTTGTTCCTTGCTACATTTAAAAGATTCATCCCATCCTTCCGATTATGTCAGTGACAGTAATGATTCTGAGAAAAGTATTGATGTTCCAATATCTATCCCTTTTGAAACTAG GGGTTCTAGTGATACAGATGACAATGCAGTTCATTCCTTGCTACATTTGAAAGATTCATCCAATCCTCCCGATTATGTCAGTGACAGTAATGATTCTGAGTGA
- the LOC128163478 gene encoding uncharacterized protein LOC128163478, with amino-acid sequence MSQDDIYMYIYRDPLIQKFGKRLYENKDIQEHTSNHISCRMRELGRLIEEAKKTPEWGIQKIEDCFSPEKFNNVVSCVKSLAGFSEDTHMYATPSLALKIGYSLQRCARIYRSDGIIESDVTKQENGSAFIQLYESDWNDLISSRARQTLSEKKYNAPKMLPLCEDVYKLNSYQKEKIKELLMKLSNDSAFYIELAKMTLCHITLFNRKRGGDVQHITVDNYKQAIEAQNSVPYDDELKSSLSDVEIELCRSLTRIELKGKQERKVAILLTPEMIKCIDLLMQKRSDANVCGKYLFARPSPSTRTLRASDVLNEICGKIELRYGNIITYTNLRKHIATMAQIHELSENGQDQLAKFLGHDIRVHREIYRQPLDIIQKTKISKMLMLINEGKNVTEMLFNNQEEVKEIDGSCADESDGEMDYQTDKDSLHNKSAQGKRKAPSDGRSTDENSAGKRHKTQKKPWNPSEMNSVNKHFSHFIAMSKVPGKNDIENVLKKDKILSKKTWRNVKDQVYNLIKKQRKC; translated from the exons ATGTCTCAAGATgacatttatatgtatatatatcgcGATCCACTCATACAGAAATTTGGAAAGCGCCTGTATGAAAATAAGGACATCCAGGAACATACATCTAACCACATCAGCTGCAGAATGAGAGAACTAGGCAGACTAATAGAAGAAGCCAAAAAGACCCCTGAATGGGGTATCCAGAAGATTGAGGATTGTTTTAGTCCTGAGAAATTTAACAATGTTGTGTCATGTGTGAAGTCCCTTGCTGGATTTAGTGAAGATACACATATGTATGCAACTCCTTCCCTTGCACTGAAAATAGGGTATAGTCTTCAACGATGTGCAAGGATTTATAGATCAGATGGAATTATTGAGTCAGATGTAACAAAACAAGAGAATGGTTCAGCTTTCATTCAGTTGTATGAGTCTGATTGGAACGATCTCATCTCTTCCCGTGCACGACAAACTTTGAGTGAGAAAAAGTATAATGCGCCAAAAATGTTACCTCTATGCGAGGATGTGTACAAGCTTAATTCctaccaaaaagaaaaaatcaaagaacTTTTGATGAAATTGTCGAATGATTCAGCTTTCTACATTGAGCTGGCAAAGATGACGCTATGTCACATAACTCTCTTTAACAGGAAGCGTGGAGGCGATGTGCAGCATATTACTGTAGACAATTACAAGCAAGCTATTGAAGCACAAAACAGTGTTCCCTACGATGACGAACTTAAATCAAGTTTGTCAGACGTGGAAATTGAGCTTTGTCGTTCTTTGACTCGAATTGAACTCAAAGGCAAACAGGAAAGAAAAGTTGCAATATTACTTACTCCAGAGATGATTAAATGCATTGATCTCTTAATGCAGAAAAGAAGTGATGCAAATGTATgtggaaaatatttatttgctaGACCATCACCCTCCACACGAACACTAAGGGCAAGTGACGTATTGAATGAAATATGTGGGAAAATAGAATTGCGCTATGGAAACATTATAACCTATACAAACCTCAGAAAACACATTGCCACAATGGCACAAATCCATGAGCTTAGTGAAAACGGTCAGGATCAGTTAGCCAAATTCCTTGGCCATGACATAAGAGTCCACAGAGAAATTTATCGGCAACCATTGGATATCATTCAAAAAACAAAGATCTCCAAGATGTTGATGCTAATTAACGAGGGGAAAAATGTCACAGAGATGCTCTTTAATAATCAGG AGGAGGTAAAGGAAATTGACGGGTCCTGTGCTGATGAGAGTGATGGAGAAATGGATTACCAGACTGATAAAGACAGTCTTCATAATAAAAGCGCTCAAG GGAAAAGAAAAGCACCCTCTGATGGCAGATCTACCGATGAAAATTCTGCAGGCAAACGTCACAAAACACAGAAAAAACCATGGAATCCATCTGAAATGAATTCAGTCAACAAGCATTTTTCCCATTTTATTGCAATGTCCAAAGTTCCTGGCAAGAACGATATcgagaatgttttaaaaaaggataaaatcCTTTCCAAAAAAACTTGGAGAAATGTGAAAGATCAAGTGTACAACcttataaaaaaacaaagaaaatgctga
- the LOC128164040 gene encoding uncharacterized protein LOC128164040 isoform X2 produces MNATKPQYKVHQCFFCLGNGEYFCESCPSNLCSHCKVKHVENLKTIDHNVMTYREKFNHIPKEICVTHPGNVYKNFCKRCKLPVCYQCRKRSSKHRKHRQQYIETAYKTKQQQFRGIIHTIRSDALFYRPILLSEIKADFNATLTNVSLFQSKMLAKAKRLKNLIDFLIKDLMGNVFCYYDLKHRCLKQKIEMIRHIICIQKNEHRQEQSVDSALRFLLVTKRPRLPQIYLTLHTSQLSMTEAFNKEDVMESLYGIQIKERGERGIRNEHLLIQMSDTELHHSLTVTGVNCCHHMSCVTSDRVWVSDDDENLMLTNRSGEILHHLKDLYNSNDRGLHTVNSEGEVIYIDKKPNISKISKDMKTITTYIETSHNTWSPQCVYYSHSTGDLLIGMSTGIKRNEILTWDYKVVEHYSVVPKKGKVNRYNQTGQLTQTIQHGNKKSKLYNTPIFLTENNNGDVVVSNFKLSLNDQYEEHGSIVVTDSKGRHRFSYTRHPSGIVLRPRGICTDALSHILSLAYDINTHRLWVGSKENNTVCVYMYIARQTGFTYQTQGTLEVREPPNETSTTENSGKIEQILHGYHCVCTGAHPPGIFWSGLKGRLQSIEEWAK; encoded by the exons ATGAACGCTACAAAACCGCAATACAAAGTAcatcaatgttttttttgtcTGGGGAATGGAGAGTACTTTTGTGAATCGTGTCCAAGTAATCTGTGTTCCCATTGCAAAGTGAAACATGTAGAAAACTTAAAAACTATAGATCATAATGTCATGACATATCGTGAGAAATTCAACCATATTCCAAAAGAGATCTGTGTGACACATCCTGGCAATGTTTATAAAAACTTCTGTAAACGTTGTAAACTCCCGGTCTGTTATCAATGTAGAAAACGTAGTAGTAAGCATAGAAAACACAGGCAGCAATATATTGAAACAGCATACAAAACAAAGCAACAACAATTCAGAGGAATAATTCACACAATCAGAAGCGATGCTCTTTTTTACAGACCTATTCTTCTGTCAGAAATCAAAGCCGACTTCAACGCCACCCTCACAAATGTCTCCCTCTTTCAATCAAAAATGTTAGCGAAGGCCAAGAGACTTAAAAATCTAATTGACTTTTTGATAAAAGATCTCATGGGCAATGTTTTTTGTTACTATGATTTAAAACACAGATGTTTAAAACAGAAGATAGAAATGATCAGACATATTATCTGCATTCAGAAAAATGAACACAGACAAGAACAGTCAGTAGATAGTGCGCTACGATTTCTCTTGGTCACAAAAAGACCTAGACTTCCCCAGATATATCTtacactccacaccagccagctTTCTATGACAGAGGCATTTAACAAGGAagatgtgatggagtcactgtATGGAATCCAAATTAAAGAGAGAGGAGAGCGAGGTATAAGAAATGAACATCTGCTGATACAGATGTCTGATACTGAATTGCATCACTCTCTCACAGTGACAGGTGTTAATTGTTGTCATCACATgtcctgtgtgacatcagacagggtctgggtcagtgatgatgatgaaaatCTTATGCTGACAAACAGATCAGGAGAAATTTTACATCATTTGAAGGATTTATATAATAGTAATGATCGAGGTTTACACACGGTAAACAGCGAGGGTGAAGTGATTTACATAGATAAGAAACCAAACATAAGTAAAATATCGAAGGACATGAAGACAATCACCACTTATATTGAAACATCACACAATACATGGAGTCCGCAATGTGTGTACTATTCTCATTCCACTGGAGATTTATTGATCGGGATGTCAACTGGGATTAAACGAAATGAAATTCTAACTTGGGATTATAAAGTCGTAGAACATTATTCTGTTGTTCCAAAGAAAGGCAAGGTAAACCGGTACAACCAGACCGGACAACTGACACAAACAATACAGCACGGCAACAAAAAGTCAAAACTGTACAACACACCTATCTTTTtgacagagaacaacaatggggatgtcgtggtgtctaaTTTTAAGTTGTCTTTGAATGATCAATATGAAGAACACGGTTCAATAGTAGTGACAGACAGTaaaggaagacatcgtttctcctatactAGACATCCATCAGGGATAGTCCTACGACCCCGTGGAATCTGCACTGACGCGCTTTCACATATTCTG AGCTTGGCTTATGACATCAACACTCAtcgtctctgggtcggatcaaAGGAGAACAACACAGTGTgtgtctacatgtatatagcacgACAAACTGGTTTCACAT ATCAGACTCAAGGAACTCTTGAAGTGAGAGAACCGCCTAATGAAACCTCAACGACAGAAAATTCAGGGAAA ATAGAGCAGATTCTCCATGGATACCATTGTGTGTGTACTGGTGCCCATCCACCGGGGATCTTCTGGTCGGGTTTGAAAGGGAGGTTACAAAGTATAGAGGAATGGGCAAAGTAA